A DNA window from Jaculus jaculus isolate mJacJac1 chromosome 1, mJacJac1.mat.Y.cur, whole genome shotgun sequence contains the following coding sequences:
- the LOC101604111 gene encoding vegetative cell wall protein gp1-like has protein sequence MCLQPPPPARPAPTPHASQEPPTAFHSVPHSSVPQRAPPLPARPAPHRTPCNPIGAHRAPAQPPARTVAPHASCASRTFHGATTPTCPERTTASRGAPACPKPRTPCHPTHPALPREPCPNPRAPRPLPTPRTHRSTPRIPRLSRTQPHPPMCIAPPSHAARAPRSSRAPPGRPQHPASQCATRCPVASHTPA, from the coding sequence ATGtgcctccagccacccccccccgcgcgccccgcccccacaCCCCACGCTAGTCAAGAGCCCCCCACAGCGTTCCACAGTGTCCCACACTCCAGCgtacctcagcgtgctccgccTCTCCCTGCACGCCCTGCGCCCCACCGCACTCCCTGCAACCCCATTGGTGCACACCGCGCCCCAGCCCAACCACCCGCGCGCACCGTGGCACCCCATGCATCCTGCGCCTCCCGCACGTTCCACGGCGCGACCACCCCCACGTGTCCAGAGCGAACCACGGCATCCCGCGGCGCCCCGGCATGCCCTAAACCCCGCACGCCCTGCCACCCCACGCACCCTGCACTCCCCCGTGAGCCCTGTCCCAATCCACGCGCACCGCGCCCTTTGCCCACACCCCGCACGCACCGCAGCACCCCCCGCATCCCACGCCTCTCGCGCACTCAACCACACCCACCCATGTGCATCGCGCCCCCTTCACACGCAGCCCGTGCGCCCCGCAGTTCCCGAGCACCCCCAGGGCGCCCACAGCATCCTGCGTCCCAGTGTGCCACGCGGTGTCCCGTGGCATCCCACACCCCAGCGTAA